One Megasphaera elsdenii DSM 20460 genomic window carries:
- a CDS encoding Tex family protein: MTEETMIAEIARTLGIQPSQVQSALSLFAQGNTLPFIARYRKEATGSLDEVQLRCIQEQYDYEQALASRKETVRQSIIDQGCWNNELAEELEAARQLQDVEDLYLPYKPKKRTKASMAREAGLEPLADLFLSQKANGPAPEKAAQAYLTDEVPSVEDAIQGAANILAERFSERADFRRILRRDLWHQARLTCSLQVEESEAGPMLTYADFSERIARIPSYRILAINRGENEKKLKVTLKEPADEHIDRLCRLVIQRHSPYEVILCDAAADSYKRLISPQMEREIRNELTAQAEKQAIDVFAENLRHVLLQPPFAGQTILGLDPGFRTGCKAAIIDATGRVLAYGTYYLTKSAYQKEQSAKTLARMIQKYGVTLISIGNGTASYETEQFVSSLIADYQLSCRYVIANEAGASVYSASDLAREELPDLDVTIRGAVSIARRIQDPLAESVKIDPRAIGVGQYQHDVNQKALSAALDQVVTSVVNYVGVDLNTASAALLQHISGLTAATAANIVAYRDENGPFQNRQDLLNVPRLGPATFTQCAGFLRIKDGIEPLDNTSVHPESYGLAEKIASHYGLSHEDLKDPDKLAGLRDKIQMNAAPKLAAVLDAGEPTIKDILEELRKPGRDVRSEFPKPLTRRHVMSLDDLQIGTVVRGTVQNVVDFGAFVDFGLKTPGLVHRSQLSRHPFRHPTDVVHAGDIVEAEIISVDAARGRIGLSMKKVKK, translated from the coding sequence ATGACAGAGGAAACGATGATCGCTGAAATCGCCAGGACCCTGGGTATACAGCCATCCCAAGTCCAATCTGCCCTTTCCCTCTTTGCACAGGGCAATACACTTCCCTTTATCGCCCGATACCGGAAAGAAGCGACGGGGAGCCTCGATGAAGTCCAACTCCGCTGCATCCAGGAGCAATATGACTATGAACAGGCCCTGGCCAGCCGCAAGGAAACGGTCCGCCAGTCCATCATCGACCAGGGCTGCTGGAACAACGAACTGGCCGAGGAACTGGAAGCGGCCCGGCAGCTCCAGGACGTAGAAGACCTCTATTTGCCGTATAAGCCGAAAAAACGGACGAAAGCCTCCATGGCCCGCGAAGCCGGCCTGGAACCCCTGGCCGACCTGTTCCTGTCGCAAAAAGCCAATGGCCCGGCGCCGGAAAAAGCCGCTCAGGCCTACCTCACCGACGAAGTGCCTTCCGTCGAAGACGCCATCCAGGGCGCTGCCAATATCCTGGCCGAACGCTTTTCCGAACGGGCCGATTTCCGCCGCATCCTGCGCCGCGACCTGTGGCACCAGGCCCGCCTGACCTGCAGCCTGCAAGTCGAAGAGAGCGAAGCCGGCCCCATGCTGACCTACGCCGATTTCAGCGAACGCATCGCCCGCATCCCGAGCTACCGCATCCTGGCCATCAACCGCGGCGAAAATGAGAAAAAACTGAAAGTGACCCTAAAAGAGCCGGCCGATGAACACATCGACAGGCTCTGCCGCTTAGTCATCCAGCGTCACTCGCCGTATGAAGTGATTCTCTGCGACGCCGCCGCCGACAGCTACAAGCGCCTCATTTCGCCGCAGATGGAACGGGAAATCCGCAACGAACTGACGGCGCAGGCCGAAAAGCAGGCCATCGACGTCTTTGCGGAAAATCTCCGCCACGTCCTGCTGCAGCCGCCCTTCGCCGGCCAGACCATCCTGGGCCTCGACCCGGGCTTCCGCACGGGCTGCAAAGCAGCCATCATCGACGCCACGGGGCGCGTCCTCGCCTATGGGACCTATTACCTGACGAAATCGGCCTACCAGAAGGAACAGAGCGCCAAGACCCTGGCCCGGATGATCCAGAAATACGGCGTCACCCTCATTTCCATCGGCAACGGGACGGCTTCGTATGAAACGGAACAATTCGTCTCGTCCCTCATCGCCGATTACCAGTTATCCTGCCGCTACGTCATCGCCAACGAAGCCGGCGCATCCGTCTATTCCGCCTCGGACCTGGCCCGGGAAGAACTGCCGGACCTGGACGTCACCATCCGCGGCGCCGTCTCCATTGCCCGCCGCATCCAGGACCCCCTGGCCGAATCGGTCAAGATCGACCCGCGGGCCATCGGCGTCGGCCAGTATCAGCACGACGTCAACCAGAAAGCCTTGTCGGCCGCCCTGGACCAGGTCGTCACGTCGGTCGTCAACTATGTCGGTGTCGACCTCAATACGGCATCGGCCGCCTTATTGCAGCACATTTCCGGCCTGACGGCGGCAACGGCTGCGAACATCGTCGCCTACCGCGATGAAAACGGTCCCTTCCAGAACCGGCAGGACCTGCTCAACGTCCCCCGCCTGGGCCCGGCGACCTTCACGCAGTGCGCCGGTTTCCTGCGCATCAAAGACGGCATCGAGCCCCTGGATAATACGTCGGTCCATCCCGAATCGTACGGACTGGCCGAAAAAATCGCCAGCCATTACGGCCTGTCCCATGAAGACCTGAAGGACCCGGACAAGCTGGCCGGCCTGCGCGATAAGATACAGATGAACGCGGCACCGAAACTGGCCGCCGTCCTCGATGCCGGCGAACCGACGATCAAGGACATCTTGGAAGAACTGCGAAAACCGGGGCGCGACGTCCGCAGCGAATTTCCGAAACCGCTGACGCGCCGCCACGTCATGAGCCTGGACGACCTGCAGATTGGCACCGTCGTCCGCGGCACCGTCCAGAACGTCGTCGACTTCGGCGCCTTCGTCGACTTTGGCCTAAAGACACCGGGCCTGGTGCACCGCTCCCAGCTGAGCCGTCACCCCTTCCGCCATCCGACAGACGTCGTCCACGCCGGCGACATCGTAGAAGCCGAAATCATCAGCGTCGATGCCGCCCGCGGCCGCATCGGCCTGTCCATGAAAAAAGTGAAGAAATGA
- a CDS encoding Fur family transcriptional regulator, with the protein MEIAEVLRKNGYKVTPQRLAVYEAINHNPTHPNAEAIYKILQPNYPSMSLATVYKTMEIFAKIGVVQVLQCAEDAHRYDYNTTPHAHIRCEKCNRVIDIDMDQEGLRQQAAEQSGFVVNGVSISFVGICPECREKS; encoded by the coding sequence ATGGAAATTGCTGAAGTTTTGCGAAAAAACGGCTATAAAGTAACTCCGCAGCGCCTGGCTGTGTACGAAGCCATCAATCACAATCCGACGCATCCCAATGCCGAGGCGATTTACAAGATATTACAGCCCAATTATCCGTCTATGAGTCTGGCTACGGTCTACAAGACGATGGAAATCTTTGCCAAAATTGGCGTTGTCCAGGTCTTGCAGTGCGCAGAAGATGCCCATCGCTATGATTATAATACAACTCCCCATGCCCATATTCGTTGCGAAAAATGCAACCGCGTCATCGATATCGACATGGACCAGGAGGGATTGCGTCAGCAGGCGGCTGAACAGAGCGGCTTCGTCGTCAACGGCGTCAGTATTTCGTTTGTCGGGATTTGCCCGGAATGTCGGGAAAAATCGTAA
- a CDS encoding deoxyribonuclease IV, producing MLHIGCHLSVSQGFLHMGGEALSIGADTFQFFSRNPRGSGVRKLDVDDIQALNQLMADHHFAPILAHAPYTLNGCSKTAKTRDFARQAMADDLRRLEYVDNCRYNFHPGSHVGQGAETGIALIADLLNTCMFPGQKTTVLLETMAGKGTEVGRTFEELAAIIDKVAMNEKLGVCLDTCHGFDGGYDIVHHLDDVLTAFDKVIGLERLKAVHINDSKNELASHKDRHEKIGDGHIGLEAFQAIVNHPALRNLPFYLETPNDLDGYAREIALLRSLQQ from the coding sequence ATGTTGCATATTGGATGTCATTTATCGGTTTCACAAGGATTTTTGCACATGGGTGGCGAAGCTTTATCTATAGGGGCAGATACGTTCCAGTTTTTCTCCCGCAATCCCCGAGGCAGCGGCGTCCGCAAACTGGACGTCGACGACATACAGGCCCTGAACCAGCTCATGGCGGACCATCATTTCGCGCCTATCCTGGCCCATGCGCCGTATACGTTGAACGGCTGTTCAAAGACGGCCAAGACGCGGGATTTCGCCCGCCAGGCCATGGCCGATGACCTGCGCCGTCTGGAATACGTCGACAACTGCCGGTATAACTTCCATCCCGGCAGCCACGTCGGCCAGGGCGCTGAAACGGGGATCGCCCTCATTGCCGACCTGCTCAACACCTGCATGTTCCCGGGCCAGAAGACGACGGTCCTCTTAGAAACCATGGCCGGCAAGGGGACGGAAGTGGGCCGGACCTTTGAGGAACTGGCAGCCATCATCGACAAAGTCGCCATGAACGAGAAGCTCGGCGTCTGCCTCGATACGTGCCACGGCTTCGATGGCGGCTACGACATCGTCCACCACCTGGACGACGTATTGACGGCTTTCGACAAGGTCATCGGCCTGGAACGACTGAAAGCCGTCCATATCAACGACAGCAAGAACGAGCTGGCCAGCCATAAGGACCGCCACGAAAAAATCGGCGACGGCCATATCGGCCTCGAAGCCTTCCAGGCCATCGTCAACCATCCGGCCCTGCGGAACCTGCCTTTTTACTTGGAAACACCGAACGACCTCGACGGGTATGCCCGGGAAATCGCCTTGTTGCGGTCTTTGCAGCAGTAA
- a CDS encoding exonuclease SbcCD subunit D: MRILHTADWHLGKLFYGNYLTEDQAYVLEQQFLPLLRDEGIDAVVLAGDVYDRSLPPAEAVELFDDIATKITADLKIPFLVISGNHDSPARLSFASRLLAPQGLYIAGELDRLTGPVVLEDEAGPVAFLTIPYAEPAVVRQVLGQETVRSHQQAMEALLAWQAQAVPKGARTVCIAHAFVAGGVAGDSERPLSIGGTDQVAGSLFAPFTYTALGHLHGPQKVTSDTIRYAGSLLKYSFGEARQHKGAVIADIGADGQVDLTFRDFAPRHDVRIVSGSFEAIMAADDDRPDDFILARLDDTQPILDGMAKLRRKYPNAMALEMPNRNTQAAGQRDFDLQQVTERELFTGFAQAMRPDQPLTEAERACVRALWDELEKGGSLL, translated from the coding sequence ATGCGTATTTTACATACAGCGGACTGGCATTTAGGGAAATTATTCTATGGGAACTACTTGACCGAAGACCAGGCCTATGTCCTGGAACAGCAGTTCCTGCCCCTGCTCCGGGACGAAGGCATCGACGCCGTCGTCCTGGCCGGCGATGTCTACGACCGCAGCCTGCCGCCGGCAGAGGCTGTCGAACTCTTTGATGATATCGCGACGAAGATAACAGCTGATTTGAAGATCCCCTTCCTGGTCATCAGCGGCAACCACGACAGCCCGGCCCGCCTGTCCTTTGCCAGCCGCCTCCTGGCGCCGCAGGGGCTCTATATCGCCGGCGAATTGGATCGACTCACCGGGCCTGTGGTCTTAGAAGATGAAGCGGGTCCCGTCGCCTTCCTGACGATTCCCTATGCCGAACCGGCCGTAGTCCGGCAGGTCCTTGGCCAGGAAACGGTCCGCAGCCACCAGCAGGCTATGGAAGCCCTGCTGGCCTGGCAGGCCCAGGCCGTTCCCAAAGGGGCGCGCACGGTCTGCATCGCCCATGCCTTTGTCGCCGGCGGCGTAGCCGGCGATTCCGAGCGGCCCTTGTCCATCGGCGGGACGGACCAGGTGGCAGGCAGCCTCTTCGCGCCTTTTACGTATACGGCCCTGGGCCATCTCCACGGCCCGCAGAAAGTCACGAGCGATACCATCCGCTATGCCGGCAGCCTGCTCAAATATTCTTTTGGCGAAGCCCGACAGCATAAAGGGGCAGTCATCGCCGATATCGGAGCAGACGGGCAGGTAGATCTTACCTTCCGGGACTTCGCACCGCGCCACGACGTGCGCATCGTCAGCGGTTCTTTCGAGGCCATCATGGCCGCCGATGACGACCGGCCGGACGATTTCATCCTGGCCCGACTGGACGATACGCAGCCCATCCTCGACGGCATGGCCAAACTGCGGCGCAAGTATCCCAACGCCATGGCCCTGGAAATGCCCAACCGCAACACCCAGGCCGCCGGCCAGCGCGACTTTGATCTGCAGCAGGTGACGGAACGCGAATTGTTCACCGGTTTTGCCCAGGCCATGCGGCCGGACCAGCCCTTGACCGAGGCCGAACGGGCCTGTGTCCGCGCCTTGTGGGACGAATTGGAAAAAGGGGGCAGCTTATTATGA